A segment of the Syntrophales bacterium genome:
TTTCGATTGATTTCTGTACGTTGTGCCTTTTTCTCCGCTACTTCCCGTTCTTTGAGGCGCTGCTGTTCAGCCATGAATTTTTCCATTTCCCTGGACTCTTCCTCGTCGGCTATTTCATAAACAATCTCAAAATCCGGCAACATACTTTTTGGAATTACTAAACCACTGGGAAGCTCGACCAGTGTCAGTGCATCTGAAATTTCAGGGCTGCAAAAACCTTCAGCGCCAATTCCAAGCTTGCAGGCTTTTTCAATTTGAGTTGCTTTGTTGCCAACGGTCGATTTCCTGGTTCCAAAGAAATCACAGATGGTGTCGGCTGAAAGAAACAACTTATTTTCAGGATCAAACAAGAAATTAAGACGGGC
Coding sequences within it:
- a CDS encoding DUF6398 domain-containing protein; this encodes MEKARKDERLKEIKELVVSFCVEYLNEELQSYALKLCDTLGRKRKISITSGKKEIWAASIIYVIARLNFLFDPENKLFLSADTICDFFGTRKSTVGNKATQIEKACKLGIGAEGFCSPEISDALTLVELPSGLVIPKSMLPDFEIVYEIADEEESREMEKFMAEQQRLKEREVAEKKAQRTEINRKIAEDKKKKEKEQDKQLNLFDGS